Proteins encoded by one window of Rhipicephalus microplus isolate Deutch F79 unplaced genomic scaffold, USDA_Rmic scaffold_250, whole genome shotgun sequence:
- the LOC119170821 gene encoding uncharacterized protein LOC119170821 yields the protein MSAIDQSSHITAEEANERSQPRPSHAAEPERTPDTAEETGVDTCSNDDASATTSRQEPPSKRSRSARRERTCEGASNAGEGTSHEAVAQACMEHLEHIRANKGVIKKDNIGFFALRTDARLRELPMHIAQDVMHAVEFMLYEAEVKLRQSSEAN from the exons ATGAGTGCCATTGACCAAAG CAGCCACATCACAGCAGAAGAGGCTAACGAGAG ATCACAGCCTCGGCCAAGCCATGCAGCGGAACCGGAACGTACCCCTGATACGGCTGAGGAGACTGGTGTCGACACCTGCAGCAATGA CGATGCTTCAGCAACCACATCCAGACAGGAGCCACCATCAAAACG GTCACGCTCGGCAAGACGAGAACGGACCTGCGAGGGCGCTAG CAATGCAGGAGAGGGCACAAGTCATGAAGCTGTGGCGCAAGCGTGCATGGAGCACCTTGAACACATCAGAGCGAACAAGGGGGTCATCAAAAAAGATAACATTGGTTTCTTCGCTCTACGTACCGATGCACGCCTCAGGGAGCTACCAATGCACATTGCACAAGATGTAATGCATGCAGTAGAATTCATGCTGTATGAAGCAGAGGTGAAATTGCGTCAGAGCAGTGAAGCAAATTGA